DNA sequence from the Cellulophaga sp. HaHaR_3_176 genome:
GTAATTGTTAAACAAAATTACGTATATTTGTAGTGTAATTGATGCGGAACCAATTTGCTATGAAAAAGATTTTTGTTCCTTAATCAATTTATCGGTTAGGTTATTTAAGAAAAACGTGTTACCTCCCCCGGAACACGTTTTTTGATTAAAATAAACTTAACTTTATAAGTAGTTACCTTATTTGTAAACTTTAAAAATTAGATCTTATGGCTACAAAATCACAAACAAAGAAAAAACTAGACGATAATTCTATTATAGCAATGTATATGGATTATGTTTTGGAAGAAGAGAAAGTTCCAAAATCGATTTATAAGTTTTGCAAGACAAATAAAATTAAAGAAGAAGAGTTTTATTCTTTTTTTGGTTCAATAGAGGGTATTCAAAAAGCAGTTTGGAGTAAGTTTTATGTAAATGCGATACATGTTATGCATAAAAATGAAGAATACGCAGCTTTTACAAATAAAGATAAAATGCTAACCTTTTACTTTACCATTTTTGAGTTGTTGACAATGAATAGGAGTTACGTACTCTTTGCATTGAAAGAAGATAAAAACATGCTCAAGAATTTAAGTCAGTTAAAAGATTTACGAGATGACGTAAAATCATTTGCTACAGAATTAATTGAAGGAGCAAATGCAGATAAGAATTTAAAAATCACAAAGAAAAATCCTAAAATATTTTCAGAAGGTGCATGGATCCAGTTTCTATTTCTTTTAAAATTTTGGATGAATGATTCTAGTCCTAGTTTCGAAAAAACAGATGTTGCTATCGAAAAATCGGTAAACACAGTGTTCGATCTTTTTGATAATACCCCGTTGGAAAGTCTGTTAGATTTCGGAAAGTTTTTATACAAAGAAAATATGGCTTAAGCATGTTTTAATTTATTTAAATAGCACATCATGAAAACATTAGATAGAATACCAACAGGTAAAATAGAAAGAGCTAGTAAGCTGGTGAAAACAGGCGTGAAGATTGGTGGTAACTATGTGAAATATTATAGTAAAAAATTAGTAAATCCTGAGCTTACAAAAGATGAGTTAAATGAAGATAATGCAGGTGATATATATGATGGACTTAAAAGCTTAAAAGGTAGTGCACTAAAAGTGGCTCAAATGTTAAGCATGGAAAAAAATATTTTACCTTCTGCTTATGTTGAAAAATTTTCACTGTCTCAGTTTTCTGTTCCACCACTTTCGGCACCACTGGTTCGAAAAACATTTAAAAAATATTTAGGTGAATATCCAGAAGAAATTTTTGATACTTTTCAAAAAGATTCAGTAAATGCAGCAAGTATTGGTCAAGTACACAAGGCTACTAAGAATGGAAAAAAATTAGCCGTTAAAATTCAATACCCTGGTGTGGCAGAAAGTATTTCTAGTGATTTAGCGATAGTGAAACCTATCGCCATTAAAATGTTTAATTTACAAGGTAAAGATTCTGATAAATACTTTAAGGAGGTTGAAAACAAACTAGTAGAGGAAACTAATTATATTCTTGAAATGAAACAAAGTCAAGAAATAACGAATGCATGTGCTGTTATTCCTAATATGGAATTTCCAAAATATTATCCAGAACTATCTAGTGAACGTATTATTACCATGGATTGGGTGAATGGCTTACATTTAAGTGAGTTTGCTAAAACTGATTTTAGTGATGCTACAGGTAATAAATTAGGTCAAGCATTATGGGATTTTTACATGTTTCAAATTCATGGTTTAAGAAAAGTTCATGCTGACCCACACCCAGGTAATTTTTTGATAAGTACAAATAATAAGTTAATAGCTATTGATTTTGGATGTGTTAAAGAGATTCCAGATGAATTTTATATTCCTTATTTTGAGTTAGCAAAAAAAGAAGTACTAGAAAACGATGATGAGTTCATGAAAAAACTTTACGAATTAGAGATTTTGACAATATCAGATTCTCCTTTTGAGTTAAAATTTTTTAAGGAATTATTTAAAGAAATGTTGACACTATTTACCGCTCCATTTAATGACGATTTTTTTGACTTCGGATCAGATGATTTTTGGACACGTATTGCAGATTTAAGCCAACGATACACAAAAGATGATCAGATTAAAAAAATGAATGGAAATAGAGGGTCTAAGCACTTTTTATATATGAACAGGACTTTTTTCGGACTATTTAATCTTTTACATGATTTAAAAGCTAAAGTTGAGGTAAATAGTTTTAGGCAGTTTTTAAACTAATTATAGCTTGTTTAATATTAATAGATTAAGCCAGAAATATTGTAACAAATGTTTTTGGCTTTTATATGTTGTAAAAAGTCTGTAATTTACATTGGTAGGCATATATTATAACATTCTATAATAATGCTTAAATTGCATCATAATATTTCAATTAATTTGTTGCTTTACAACGATTCAATTATAATTTGATATAAGATATATGTATAATTCAAAAATTATAGGATTAGGATATTACGTTCCTGAAAATATAGTGACAAATGATGATTTGTCAAAAATAATGGACACTAATGATGAGTGGATTCAAGAGCGTACTGGTATAAAAGAAAGAAGGCACGTAATAAAAGGAGATGGTGATACAACAACCTCTATGGGTGTTAAAGCTGCAAAAGTAGCTATTGAACGAGCAGGTATAGATAAAGATGATATTGATTTTATAGTTTTTGCAACTTTAAGTCCTGATTATTATTTTCCTGGACCAGGAGTTTCTGTTCAGAGAGATTTAGGTATCAAAACTGTCGGGGCTTTAGATGTCAGAAATCAATGTTCTGGTTTTGTTTATGGTATTTCTGTAGCCGATCAATATATAAAAAGTGGTATGTATAAAAATGTCCTAGTTATAGGTTCAGAGTTGCATTCACATGGTTTAGATATGACGACTAGAGGTAGAGGTGTTTCTGTAATTTTTGGAGATGGAGCAGGAGCTGCTATTTTAAGTAGAGAAGAAGATACATCAAAAGGTATTTTATCAACACATTTACACTCAGAAGGGCAGCATGCAGAAGAACTTTCTTTACTTGCACCAGGTATGGGTAACAGATGGGTTACCGATATTATGGCAGATAATGACCCTAATGATGAATCCTACTTTCCGTATATGAATGGTCAATTTGTTTTTAAAAATGCAGTGGTTCGTTTTAGTGAGGTAATTATGGAAGGTCTTGGAGCTAATAATTTACAACCTACAGATATTGATATGTTAGTACCACATCAGGCAAACCTTCGTATATCTCAATTCATTCAAAAGAAATTTGGCTTAGGAGACGATCAGGTCTTTAATAATATAATGAAATACGGTAACACAACAGCAGCATCTATTCCAATAGCTTTAACAGAGGCTTGGGAGCAAGGTAAAGTAAAAGAAGGTGACTTGGTTGTATTAGCCGCTTTTGGTAGTGGCTTTACTTGGGGTAGTGTTATAATTAAGTGGTAATAAAAAAACAAAACCCCAATGTTTCCATTGGGGTTTCTATCATCATTAATGTGCACTAAACACTAACCATTAACTATAAAAATACAGCATTAACGACAAATTCAAAATATCTTCTTCTGTAATAGACGTAATTTAATCTTAAAAGTTACGACTGTTAACATTATTTAACACGTTAATATACAAAATGCAAAAAACTTTAGTAATTGGAGCTTCATTAAAACCAGAAAGATACAGTAACAAAGCCGTAAAACGACTTGTAGAAAAATCTATCAATACAGATGCTTTTGGTTTAAAAACAGGAACAATCCATGGTATACAAATTAAAACCAATTTTAATGATTTTCAAAATATACACACTGTAACTTTATATTTAAATTCAAAAAGGCAAGTTGATTTTTATGAAAGAATTATTAATTTGAAACCAGAAAGAGTAATTTTTAACCCAGGCACGGAAAACCCAGAATTTTATAAGTTATTAGAGGATAAGGGTATACAGGTAGAAGTAGCATGTACACTTGTTTTGCTAGCTACAGATCAATTTTAATGTATATGAAGGCTATTTTTTTTATAATTACATTGATTAGTTTTAATTTTTTATTAAGTCAAAACTTACATTTAGATTCTTCTCTAAAGAAAATTAATGTTAAAATTGAAAAAATAGATACGACAAGGGATTGGGATGCTGTAAATAATTATGAAATAGAAAACTTTTCGTCTAATAATGCCACTCTTAAAACATATAATAAAAAAGGGGAAATTGTTAAGATGGTTTTTGAAGCAAACTACTCAACAATAAAAAAGGAAAATGTTTATTATTTTGATAATGATTTTTTAATTTATGCTTTTGAGAAAGAAATATCAAACATCATTTCAAACGATATTGATGATTTAGCTTCAGAACAAACATATAAAAGCTACTTTGAAGAAGAAAAATTGATGCGGCAATTTGATAGTTCGGATGCAGGGTGTCTTTTTTCTAATGATTATTTAAAAGCGGCAGGATCTTCTATTGTTGATGAAGTTGGTGTTTTAAAAAGTTTAATAGTCTCCGGAGCTAAGTTTTAGTATGTTAAAATTTACACCCTTATTTTGTTAATATTAATAATAAAAACGTTTAAAATTGTAATTTTGAAGCTATGGAATTCTCTTCTAAATTATTAGAAAATGCAGTCTACGAAATCTCTCAGTTGCCAGGTATTGGTAAACGAACAGCATTACGATTGGCTTTGCATTTGTTAAAGCAACCAGAAGAACAAACAAGCAGATTATCTCAATCGCTTGAAAATTTAAGGACACAAATAAAATTTTGCTCTAGTTGCCATAACATATCAGATGTAGCTATCTGTGAAATTTGTGCAAATCCGAAAAGAAATGAAACTATAGTTTGTGTTGTTGAAGACATAAGAGATGTAATGGCAATTGAAAATACGGGTCAATTTAAAGGGCTATACCATGTTCTTGGAGGTAAAATTTCCCCAATGGAATGTGTA
Encoded proteins:
- a CDS encoding 3-oxoacyl-ACP synthase III family protein, which encodes MYNSKIIGLGYYVPENIVTNDDLSKIMDTNDEWIQERTGIKERRHVIKGDGDTTTSMGVKAAKVAIERAGIDKDDIDFIVFATLSPDYYFPGPGVSVQRDLGIKTVGALDVRNQCSGFVYGISVADQYIKSGMYKNVLVIGSELHSHGLDMTTRGRGVSVIFGDGAGAAILSREEDTSKGILSTHLHSEGQHAEELSLLAPGMGNRWVTDIMADNDPNDESYFPYMNGQFVFKNAVVRFSEVIMEGLGANNLQPTDIDMLVPHQANLRISQFIQKKFGLGDDQVFNNIMKYGNTTAASIPIALTEAWEQGKVKEGDLVVLAAFGSGFTWGSVIIKW
- a CDS encoding AarF/ABC1/UbiB kinase family protein, coding for MKTLDRIPTGKIERASKLVKTGVKIGGNYVKYYSKKLVNPELTKDELNEDNAGDIYDGLKSLKGSALKVAQMLSMEKNILPSAYVEKFSLSQFSVPPLSAPLVRKTFKKYLGEYPEEIFDTFQKDSVNAASIGQVHKATKNGKKLAVKIQYPGVAESISSDLAIVKPIAIKMFNLQGKDSDKYFKEVENKLVEETNYILEMKQSQEITNACAVIPNMEFPKYYPELSSERIITMDWVNGLHLSEFAKTDFSDATGNKLGQALWDFYMFQIHGLRKVHADPHPGNFLISTNNKLIAIDFGCVKEIPDEFYIPYFELAKKEVLENDDEFMKKLYELEILTISDSPFELKFFKELFKEMLTLFTAPFNDDFFDFGSDDFWTRIADLSQRYTKDDQIKKMNGNRGSKHFLYMNRTFFGLFNLLHDLKAKVEVNSFRQFLN
- the recR gene encoding recombination mediator RecR, with the translated sequence MEFSSKLLENAVYEISQLPGIGKRTALRLALHLLKQPEEQTSRLSQSLENLRTQIKFCSSCHNISDVAICEICANPKRNETIVCVVEDIRDVMAIENTGQFKGLYHVLGGKISPMECVGPQDLTIMSLVNKVKNGKVNELIFALSSTMEGDTTNFYIFKQLEGESIKTSTIARGIAVGDELEYADEVTLGRSILNRIPFENSMKAT
- a CDS encoding CoA-binding protein translates to MQKTLVIGASLKPERYSNKAVKRLVEKSINTDAFGLKTGTIHGIQIKTNFNDFQNIHTVTLYLNSKRQVDFYERIINLKPERVIFNPGTENPEFYKLLEDKGIQVEVACTLVLLATDQF
- a CDS encoding TetR family transcriptional regulator C-terminal domain-containing protein, coding for MATKSQTKKKLDDNSIIAMYMDYVLEEEKVPKSIYKFCKTNKIKEEEFYSFFGSIEGIQKAVWSKFYVNAIHVMHKNEEYAAFTNKDKMLTFYFTIFELLTMNRSYVLFALKEDKNMLKNLSQLKDLRDDVKSFATELIEGANADKNLKITKKNPKIFSEGAWIQFLFLLKFWMNDSSPSFEKTDVAIEKSVNTVFDLFDNTPLESLLDFGKFLYKENMA